In one Deltaproteobacteria bacterium genomic region, the following are encoded:
- a CDS encoding RHS repeat protein has product MNRVIPTSGRTYGFGYDANGNRTSITMPNGVVHQLGYNRINLDNSYTPPNNPAYGTSYSLDREWVRTALPSGRIVNGN; this is encoded by the coding sequence CTGAATCGGGTAATCCCTACGTCGGGCCGCACCTACGGGTTCGGGTACGACGCCAACGGGAACAGGACGAGCATCACGATGCCGAACGGGGTGGTGCATCAGCTCGGTTACAACAGGATCAACTTGGACAACTCGTACACACCGCCGAACAACCCGGCGTACGGGACAAGCTACTCCCTCGACCGGGAGTGGGTGCGGACGGCGCTGCCGTCGGGGCGCATTGTCAACGGTAATTGA
- a CDS encoding DDE-type integrase/transposase/recombinase, which produces MRLRALRGCRRFPAGVRTAVRRRGVPVRLYCDNGAAFRSHQLELVCARLGIHLIHSRPHTPEGRGKIERFFRTVRMQFLPRLSPEDTRSLEAINRALWGYIEGEYHQTPHRGLFGETPLDRWCQSADAIRLPQPGTDFDALFLLEEKRRVQRDRTVSLRGVLYEVDATLVGETVTLKFDPAKLGEPVEVWLRNKKLGPARRVDLYANCFVKRNQHSRIPVPGKNPDAPSQALRLRDFPASPTKGGR; this is translated from the coding sequence TTGCGCCTTCGCGCTCTCCGAGGCTGTCGGCGCTTTCCTGCCGGTGTTCGGACAGCCGTCCGTCGGCGCGGTGTCCCGGTTCGTCTCTACTGCGACAACGGGGCGGCGTTCCGCTCGCACCAACTGGAGCTGGTGTGCGCCCGGCTCGGCATCCACCTGATCCACAGTCGGCCCCACACCCCGGAGGGGCGAGGGAAGATCGAACGATTCTTCCGCACCGTACGAATGCAGTTCCTGCCGCGGCTCTCCCCCGAGGACACCCGGAGCCTCGAAGCCATCAACCGGGCGCTGTGGGGCTATATCGAGGGGGAGTACCACCAGACGCCCCACCGGGGGCTTTTCGGAGAGACTCCGCTGGACCGCTGGTGCCAAAGCGCCGATGCCATCCGGCTGCCACAGCCCGGTACCGACTTCGACGCGCTCTTTTTGCTCGAAGAGAAGCGGCGGGTGCAGCGCGACCGCACCGTGAGCCTGCGCGGCGTTCTCTACGAGGTCGACGCCACCCTCGTGGGCGAGACGGTGACCCTCAAGTTCGATCCGGCGAAGCTGGGAGAGCCCGTTGAAGTATGGCTGCGGAACAAAAAACTCGGGCCGGCCAGGCGCGTAGATCTCTACGCCAACTGCTTCGTCAAACGCAACCAGCACTCCCGGATCCCGGTTCCCGGGAAAAACCCCGACGCGCCCTCCCAGGCGCTGCGCCTGAGAGACTTCCCTGCGAGCCCAACGAAAGGAGGCCGCTGA
- a CDS encoding AAA family ATPase codes for MYRKPFGLTRNPFDKEIPPEELFPSAAGQETDARLAHLLELRGIGLITGESGSGKTSACRKVLTSLHTGLWRVVYIAFSTGNVMDLYKTIAWEMGLPTERSRAALYRQIRTEVNRLCAEARCRPVLVIDEAHNLRSDVLEDLRLLTNYQMDSENRLCLLLVGQAELRRRLSMAVYEALAQRIVMRYHYAGLDRDEMPRYITHRLRLAGTELPLFEPAAMEAIFQATQGLARKVNNLCHQALIASALAKAKTVTIDHVHAALAEVT; via the coding sequence ATGTATCGCAAACCGTTCGGCCTCACTCGCAATCCGTTCGACAAGGAGATCCCGCCCGAAGAACTGTTCCCCTCCGCGGCGGGCCAGGAAACCGACGCTCGTCTTGCTCACCTGCTGGAGTTGCGAGGCATCGGCCTGATCACGGGAGAAAGCGGTTCCGGCAAGACTTCCGCCTGCCGCAAGGTGCTCACCTCCCTGCACACCGGCCTGTGGCGCGTCGTCTACATCGCCTTCTCCACGGGAAACGTCATGGACTTGTACAAAACCATCGCATGGGAGATGGGCCTGCCCACCGAGCGCTCCCGGGCTGCCCTCTACCGACAGATCCGCACCGAGGTCAACCGCCTCTGCGCCGAGGCCCGGTGCCGCCCCGTCCTCGTCATCGACGAAGCGCACAATCTGCGATCCGACGTGCTTGAAGACCTGCGGCTGCTGACCAACTACCAGATGGACTCGGAAAACCGTCTTTGCCTCCTGCTCGTGGGGCAGGCCGAACTGCGCCGAAGGCTCTCCATGGCCGTCTACGAGGCGCTCGCCCAGCGAATTGTCATGCGATACCACTACGCCGGCCTCGACCGGGACGAGATGCCCCGCTATATCACCCACCGTCTGCGGCTGGCGGGCACCGAACTGCCCCTCTTCGAACCCGCGGCCATGGAAGCCATCTTCCAGGCGACCCAGGGATTGGCCAGAAAGGTCAACAACCTGTGCCATCAGGCACTCATCGCCTCTGCCCTGGCCAAGGCGAAAACCGTGACCATCGACCATGTCCATGCCGCGTTGGCGGAGGTGACGTGA
- a CDS encoding ATP-binding protein codes for MCVRTTLRIYERYNNCQAKLLIVDEIGYIPIDRHGANLFFQLISRRYEKGAMILTSNQPFSGWGEVFGDAVIATAILDRVLHHSITINIKGESYRLKEKLKAGIVQRKEPKD; via the coding sequence ATCTGCGTGAGAACCACCTTGCGGATTTATGAGAGATACAACAACTGCCAGGCCAAACTGCTGATCGTCGACGAGATAGGCTACATTCCGATCGACCGGCACGGAGCAAACCTGTTCTTCCAGCTGATCTCCCGTCGGTACGAGAAGGGGGCGATGATCCTCACTTCGAACCAGCCGTTCTCCGGCTGGGGGGAAGTGTTCGGCGATGCCGTCATCGCCACAGCGATTCTGGACCGGGTACTTCATCATTCGATCACCATCAACATCAAGGGCGAAAGTTACCGGCTCAAGGAAAAGCTCAAAGCTGGCATCGTTCAACGAAAAGAACCCAAAGACTGA